The following coding sequences lie in one Peromyscus maniculatus bairdii isolate BWxNUB_F1_BW_parent chromosome 3, HU_Pman_BW_mat_3.1, whole genome shotgun sequence genomic window:
- the Pon2 gene encoding serum paraoxonase/arylesterase 2, translating to MGRLVALSLLGIGLALLGERFLALRNRLKASREVESVDLPNCHLIKGIEAGAEDIDILPNGLAFFSVGLKFPGLHSFAPDKPGGILMMDLKEEKPRALELRVSWGFDLASFNPHGISTFIDGDDTVYLFVVNHPEFKNTVEIFKFEEEENSLLHLKTIKHELLPSVNDIIAVGPEHFYATNDHYFSDPFLKYLETYLNLRWANVVYYSPDEVKLVAEGFDSANGITISPDKNYVYVADILAHEIHVLEKQPNMNLTQVKVLQLGTLVDNLSIDPSSGDLWVGCHPNGQKLFVYDPKHPPSSEVLRIQNILSEKPSVTTVYINNGSVLQGSSVATIYDRKLLVGTLYQRALYCEL from the exons GAACCGACTCAAAGCCTCCAGAGAAGTAGAGTCTGTAGACCTTCCAAACTGCCACTTGATTAAAGGAATCG AAGCTGGCGCTGAGGACATTGACATTCTTCCCAATGGTCTGGCTTTCTTTAGTGTG GGCCTCAAGTTTCCAGGGCTCCACAGCTTTGCACCAGATAAGCCTGGAGGAATACTGATGATggatctcaaagaagaaaaacccaGGGCACTGGAATTAAGAGTCAGCTGGGGCTTCGATCTGGCTTCATTTAACCCGCATGGCATTAGCACTTTCATAGATGGTG ATGACACCGTTTATCTCTTTGTTGTGAACCACCCGGAATTCAAGAACACagtggaaatttttaaatttgaagaagaagaaaattctcTGTTGCACCTGAAGACAATTAAACATGAACTCCTTCCAAG TGTGAATGACATCATAGCTGTTGGGCCGGAGCACTTCTATGCCACCAATGACCACTACTTCTCGGATCCTTTCTTAAAGTACTTGGAGACGTACTTGAACCTACGCTGGGCAAATGTCGTTTACTACAGTCCAGATGAAGTTAAGCTGGTGGCAGAAGGATTCGATTCAGCCAATGGGATCACTATTTCACCTGATAAAAA CTATGTCTACGTTGCTGACATACTAGCTCATGAAATCCATGTTTTGGAAAAACAACCTAATATGAATTTAACTCAAGTGAAG GTTCTGCAGCTGGGCACGCTGGTGGACAATTTATCTATTGATCCTTCTTCGGGTGACCTCTGGGTTGGCTGTCACCCTAACGGCCAGAAGCTCTTCGTGTATGACCCAAAGCATCCTCCATCCTCAGag GTTCTTCGCATCCAGAACATTCTATCCGAGAAGCCATCAGTGACTACAGTGTATATCAACAACGGGTCTGTCCTCCAGGGAAGTTCCGTGGCGACCATATATGATAGGAAACTTCTTGTAGGCACTTTATACCAGCGAGCCTTGTACTGTGAACTCTAA